In a single window of the Massilia oculi genome:
- a CDS encoding aminotransferase class I/II-fold pyridoxal phosphate-dependent enzyme, with protein sequence MQNESIPFDPVRDPAALGASGALDGNVAHFSQPRGPDLLRRGGALDAWVLLRARHGVWPYGRVLVGAPGPLARVADDGAPPARGINFASQDYLSLAAHPAVHEAAQRALHDAGPHSAGSAVLLGNTRHSQALETALGELLGLDQLVLFPTGWAAAFGAITALVHSFDHVVIDAQAHASLRQGAACATRNVLVHRHLDCDHVRELLARIRAMDAANGILVVTEGLFSMDADSPDLPLLQHLCREYGATLLVDVAHDLGALGPGGGGVVASQRMQGRIDIVMGSFSKTFATNGGFVACAQRSARRQLQLYAGPHMFSNALSPMQAAVALECLRIATSGEGDGLRADLLRNAVELRALLACSGLHCLGGPSPIVPVWTGLESAARVAGMLLARDSVFVNPVEFPGVPLGAARLRLQLMAQHTPAQLRRGASLVANACGRAGAGAFAGKSPRQAYRERYRG encoded by the coding sequence GTGCAGAATGAATCGATTCCCTTCGACCCCGTGCGCGACCCGGCGGCCCTGGGCGCTTCCGGCGCCCTGGACGGCAACGTCGCCCACTTCTCCCAGCCGCGCGGGCCCGACCTGCTGCGGCGCGGCGGCGCGCTCGACGCCTGGGTGCTGCTCCGTGCCCGCCACGGCGTCTGGCCCTACGGCAGGGTGCTGGTCGGTGCGCCCGGTCCGCTGGCGCGCGTGGCCGACGATGGCGCGCCGCCCGCGCGCGGCATCAACTTCGCATCCCAAGATTACCTGTCGCTGGCCGCCCATCCGGCGGTGCACGAGGCGGCGCAGCGCGCGCTGCACGACGCCGGACCGCACAGCGCCGGCTCGGCCGTCTTGCTGGGCAACACCCGCCATTCGCAGGCGCTGGAAACGGCGCTCGGCGAGCTGCTGGGCCTGGACCAGCTGGTGCTGTTCCCGACCGGCTGGGCGGCGGCCTTCGGTGCGATCACGGCCCTGGTGCACTCGTTCGACCACGTGGTGATCGACGCCCAGGCCCACGCTTCGCTGCGCCAGGGCGCGGCCTGCGCCACCCGCAACGTGCTGGTGCACCGTCACCTCGACTGCGACCATGTGCGCGAGCTGCTGGCGCGGATCCGCGCGATGGACGCGGCCAACGGCATCCTGGTGGTGACCGAGGGCCTGTTCAGCATGGACGCGGACAGCCCCGACCTGCCGTTGCTGCAGCACCTGTGCCGCGAATACGGCGCGACCCTGCTGGTGGACGTGGCGCACGACCTGGGCGCCCTCGGGCCGGGCGGCGGCGGGGTGGTGGCCAGCCAGCGCATGCAGGGACGGATCGACATCGTGATGGGCAGCTTTTCCAAGACCTTCGCCACCAACGGCGGCTTCGTCGCCTGCGCCCAGCGATCGGCGCGGCGCCAGTTGCAGCTGTACGCCGGGCCGCACATGTTCTCGAACGCGCTGTCGCCGATGCAGGCGGCGGTGGCGTTGGAATGCCTGCGCATCGCCACATCGGGCGAGGGCGACGGGCTGCGCGCCGACCTGCTGCGCAACGCGGTCGAGCTGCGCGCGCTGCTGGCCTGCTCGGGCCTGCATTGCCTGGGCGGCCCGTCGCCGATCGTGCCGGTATGGACCGGCCTCGAGTCGGCCGCGCGCGTCGCCGGCATGCTGCTGGCGCGCGATTCGGTATTCGTCAATCCGGTCGAGTTTCCCGGCGTGCCGCTCGGCGCGGCGCGGCTGCGGCTGCAACTGATGGCCCAGCACACGCCGGCCCAGCTGCGGCGCGGGGCCAGCCTGGTCGCCAACGCCTGCGGCCGCGCCGGCGCCGGCGCCTTTGCCGGCAAGTCGCCGCGCCAGGCCTACCGGGAGCGCTATCGTGGCTGA